One window from the genome of Enterobacteriaceae bacterium Kacie_13 encodes:
- the parE gene encoding DNA topoisomerase IV subunit B codes for MSQSTYNADSIEVLSGLEPVRRRPGMYTDTTRPNHLGQEVIDNSVDEALAGHAKRIEVILHEDQSLEVIDDGRGMPVDIHAEEGVPAVELIFCRLHAGGKFSNKNYQFSGGLHGVGISVVNALSKRVEVAVKRGGEVYEMAFENGDKVEDLHVTGTCGKRNTGTSVHFWPDVSFFDSPRFSVSRLSHLLKAKAVLCPGAEIIFKDKVNNTEQRWCYEDGLTDYLMEAVNGLITLPEKAFVGAFAGDIEAVDWALLWLPEGGELLTESYVNLIPTMQGGTHVNGLRQGLLDAMREFCEFRNILPRGVKLSAEDIWERCAYVLSVKMQDPQFAGQTKERLSSRQCAAFVSGVVKDAFSLWLNQNVHAAEQLAELCISSAQRRLRAAKKVVRKKLTSGPALPGKLADCTSQDLNMTELFLVEGDSAGGSAKQARDREYQAIMPLKGKILNTWEVSSDEVLASQEVHDISVAIGIDPDSEDLTQLRYGKVCILADADSDGLHIATLLCALFVRHFRSLVRGGHVYVAMPPLYRIDLGKEVFYALDEQEKDGVLDQLKRKKGKPNVQRFKGLGEMNPLQLRETTLDPNTRRLVQLTIDENDIDQTLSMMDMLLAKKRSEDRRNWLQEKGDTAELDV; via the coding sequence ATGAGCCAATCTACTTATAACGCGGATTCCATAGAGGTCCTCAGCGGACTTGAACCGGTGCGCCGCCGTCCGGGCATGTACACCGATACCACCCGGCCAAACCACCTCGGCCAGGAAGTGATTGATAACAGCGTGGATGAGGCATTAGCCGGCCACGCCAAACGTATCGAAGTCATTCTGCACGAAGACCAGTCTCTCGAAGTCATCGATGATGGCCGTGGTATGCCGGTGGATATCCACGCAGAAGAGGGCGTGCCCGCTGTCGAACTGATTTTCTGCCGTCTGCACGCGGGGGGTAAATTCTCCAACAAAAACTACCAGTTCTCCGGCGGCCTGCACGGCGTGGGGATTTCGGTGGTAAACGCCTTATCCAAACGCGTCGAAGTGGCGGTAAAACGCGGCGGCGAAGTGTATGAGATGGCGTTTGAAAACGGCGATAAAGTTGAAGATCTGCACGTTACCGGCACCTGCGGCAAACGCAACACCGGCACCAGCGTTCATTTCTGGCCAGACGTCAGTTTCTTCGATAGCCCGCGTTTTTCGGTCAGCCGCCTCAGCCATTTGCTGAAAGCCAAAGCCGTACTGTGTCCGGGCGCTGAAATCATTTTTAAAGACAAGGTAAACAACACTGAACAGCGCTGGTGTTATGAAGACGGGCTGACCGACTACCTGATGGAGGCGGTCAACGGCCTCATCACCTTGCCGGAAAAAGCTTTTGTCGGTGCGTTTGCCGGTGATATCGAAGCGGTAGACTGGGCGCTGCTGTGGCTGCCGGAAGGCGGTGAACTGCTGACAGAAAGCTATGTCAACCTGATCCCAACCATGCAGGGCGGTACGCACGTCAACGGTCTGCGTCAGGGATTGCTGGATGCAATGCGCGAGTTCTGCGAATTCCGCAACATTCTGCCGCGCGGCGTGAAACTTTCAGCGGAAGATATCTGGGAGCGCTGCGCTTATGTGCTCTCGGTGAAAATGCAGGATCCGCAATTTGCCGGTCAGACCAAAGAGCGTCTCTCTTCCCGTCAGTGCGCGGCGTTCGTCTCCGGCGTGGTGAAAGATGCTTTCAGCCTGTGGCTGAACCAGAACGTCCATGCGGCAGAACAGCTGGCTGAGCTCTGCATTTCCAGCGCTCAGCGCCGTTTGCGCGCCGCCAAAAAAGTGGTGCGTAAGAAGCTGACCAGCGGCCCTGCGCTGCCGGGGAAACTGGCGGACTGTACGTCGCAAGACTTGAACATGACTGAACTTTTCCTGGTGGAAGGGGATTCCGCAGGCGGCTCTGCCAAACAGGCGCGCGATCGTGAATATCAGGCGATCATGCCACTTAAAGGTAAGATCCTGAACACGTGGGAAGTCTCTTCAGACGAAGTATTGGCGTCGCAGGAAGTGCACGACATTTCCGTGGCGATCGGTATCGATCCAGACAGCGAAGACCTGACGCAGCTGCGTTATGGCAAAGTCTGTATTCTTGCGGATGCGGACTCCGACGGCTTACACATCGCCACGCTGCTGTGCGCGCTGTTTGTCCGCCACTTCCGATCCCTGGTGCGCGGTGGCCACGTTTATGTTGCGATGCCGCCTCTTTACCGTATCGATCTGGGCAAAGAAGTGTTCTATGCGCTGGACGAGCAGGAAAAAGATGGCGTACTGGATCAGCTGAAACGCAAGAAAGGTAAGCCGAACGTTCAGCGCTTTAAAGGGCTGGGTGAGATGAACCCATTGCAGCTGCGCGAAACCACGCTTGATCCGAATACCCGTCGTCTGGTTCAGCTGACCATCGATGAGAACGATATCGACCAGACGCTGAGCATGATGGATATGCTGCTGGCGAAGAAACGGTCTGAAGATCGCCGTAACTGGTTACAGGAAAAGGGCGATACCGCCGAACTGGACGTCTGA